Genomic window (Tardiphaga sp. vice304):
GCTGGATCTTCTTCAGCTCGGAGATCGCGAACATGATGTTCTCGACGCCGCGCTTATAGACCGGCAGCCGGCCGACATAGAGCTCGCCGGCCTTGGTCACCAGCGGCGCATCCGTCGCGAGATCGTGCTGGATGCTCACGACCATGTAACCGCGCGCGGCGAACACGTTGGCGAGGAAAGAGTACTCAGTAAATTTGACGGTGTTGCCGTGGTTGAGGATGGCGACCGGCAGCGTCAGCATGCCGGCATTGGCCTGCATTTCCTTGTCGCGGCGAACGGCCACGTCGATCTCGACCGGGCGGTCGCGAACCTTGTCGTAGAACGTCAGCGTCTCATGGCGGATCGCCCACTTGCTCGCGGTGAAATACGCGACGGTGGTCAGTACGCAAACTGAAAGCAGGATAAGAATTCCGCGCTTCATGTTGGTCCCTAGTGGCGTTCGCCGGCTACGGTAAGTTAGGTGACAGACTCTCCGATGGCTTTTTCAATATATATGTCACAGCGCGATGACAGGAAGGTCAAAATGTGTGATTTGCCCGCCATAACATTGTGCGCCGCATCCTTTTATTGTGCATCTGCTCAATGGCGACGTCATTAATTACAGACAATTCTAACGACTATTTTAGTCTCCCGGCAGGGATGGACCTCCCAAATCGGGCATCATAACAACGGTATCCGCCCTCACGGGTTCCTGTTGGCAGAATGCCGGTCCTGTTGGCGGTAGTCGTGCCGCCCCCGCGTTTGATAGGTTGGCAGCGGCCCCGCAGCCGACTCACTGCCATTTCCAGGATCGCGTCCCCAATGCCCCGCTCTCCCCTGATCGCCCGCACCCTGCCCGCCCTCCGCCGCGCTTTGGAGGGGCTTCGCGCGCGCAAGGCGACGGTGGCGCTGGTGCCGACCATGGGCGCGCTGCACGACGGTCACATCGCTTTGGTGCGGCTGGCGAAGCGCCGCGCCAGCCGCGTCGTCGTCTCGATCTTCGTCAATCCCGCGCAATTCGCCCCCAATGAGGATTTCGGCGCCTACCCCCGTACCTGGAAGGCCGATCTAGCCAAACTCGCCGCCGAGGGCGTCGACCTGGTGTGGAATCCCGACGTGAAGACGATGTACCCGGAAGGCTTCGCCACCAAGATCCTCACCGAGGGGCCGGCGACCACTGGGCTCGAGGACCGCTTCCGCCCGCATTTCTTCGGCGGCGTGACCACCGTGGTCGGCAAGCTGTTCACCCAGACCCGGCCCGACATGGCGTTCTTCGGCGAGAAGGATTTTCAGCAGCTGAAGGTGGTGACAAGGATTGCGCGGGACCTTGACCTCGGCGTCAAGGTCACCGGCGCGCCCACGGTGCGCGAACGCGACGGCCTCGCGATGTCCTCGCGAAATGTCTATCTCAGCGCCGAGCAGCGCGCCGCCGCCCCGGTGCTGTACCGCTCGCTGAAGGACGCGGCCAGGCGGTTGAAAGCCGGCGATGACATCAAGGCGACGATGAAAGCGGCGGCCGACGCTATCACCGAGGGCGGCTTCGCGCTCGACTATGTGGAAGCCCGCCACGCCGAATCGCTGGCGCCCGTCGCCTCGCTCAAGGACGGCCCGCTGCGCCTGCTGGTCGCCGCGAAAATCGGCAACACGCGATTGATCGACAATGTCGGCGTGTAGCCCGGATGACAATCCGGGGCCGACCCATCCGCATCCCGGCTGTCCCCGGACGGCGTCACCGCGCGCGATGCGCGCGGTGACTTATCCGGGCTATGCGTCCTGCTTCGCCACCTGCTCGCGCGGCTGGTAGATCGCGACATGCTGGCAATGCGCCACCGGCGTGGTGCCGTTGGCGACGATCAGCGCGTCCAACTCGACGAAGCGATGCCCCTTCTTCTCGTAATTCGCGGTGACGCGCGCGCGGGCCACCAGCTCATCGTCGAGCCTCGCCGGCGCCAAGAGCTGCATCCGGCTGCCGACATGGATCCACGGCCCCAGGATGGCATTGTCGACCAGCACCTTGTTCATGATTCGCTGCAGCACGCCGGGATGCGTCATGCCTTCGCGCGCATAGATCGGATCGGCCTCGCGGATCTCGTCGAGATATTCCGCGGCGGCGTCCTGCGGCCAGCAGCGCGGCGCGCTGCCGAGCCATTTGGCCACTTCGTAGGAACGCGCATCCACCGGCGCCCGCACCGCCGCCGGCTCGACCTCCGGATAATCCGCCAGCGCGAAAGCCGGCAGCCGCGCCGTCAGCGACGCCAAGCCTGTGGCGCGGACGTCGCCGCCCTCGACCTGCAACGCCAGCCCCTCGCCGTCCGGCTCGGCCGTGACCAGCACCGTCTCGCCGTCATAGACCGGCCGGGTGAAGCGCGCCTCGATCAGCCCGCGTTCCAGGAACGCGCGGCCCCAGGCCTCGACCGCCGGATGGATCATATAGGCCAGCACGTCGACGCCGGGCACCAGAGCGCCGCTGAAGCCGAATTTCTGCGCCACGCGATCGTCATGCATCTTGTTTTCCGACGCCTTGGCGGTGTTGAACGCCTCCACGCGGTACGGTTCCAGCCGTTTGGTCATGTTTTCTCCCGAAGCTGCGAGCTTGAGCGTTCGCTGTTGCCCGGGATGGTACGCATCGCCGACGCCAGCGCAAGGGCGACGATCCGACTGACGGCTTCTCCGAGAGCCGATGCTGGATCACTGCAATAAGCCTGGAAGATCTGTTCAAGGCGGCGGAGGCTCTTATTCCGTAATCTTGAGCGAAGAATATGACGCACCTTTTGGCCCCCATTGCGAGCACCGCGCAGAGTTATGCCAGCAACCAAAAGAACCAACCGTAGGGCGCGCCGACAACGGCTGATGAGAAAAAAGAAACCGCAATTAGCGGGATCGTTGCATGACGAACGGCCGAGATGCCCTTCCAATACGCCCAGATAATCGGCGCTGTCCAAGCCCCGATCAAGAGCACCAACATTAACAATCCAAATTGATCTCCTATCCTACGAAGCTACGGCGCTTGCGCGCTCGTGGGCAACGAAAGCGCAACACTTCTTATGTCGAAATCAATAAATTCAAAGGCGACTAGGCGCTCGCCGTCATCAGGAAACGGCGGAGTGATTGGCGACCGTGACGGCTGCTGTAGCCGCCATTTTAGCCTGGCGCGCTCATGGACAATGATCGCTGATACGTCGGACGACGCAGCAAATCCGGAAGCCTAGTAATAGCCCACATGAGCGCAGCGATATGCGGGGCCTAAAGACCAGCAAACGTGGAGTTACATTGCCCATCCGGCCTAAGCTGACTGATCGTACTGGTGCCAGTGAGGCCTGTTATCAAGATGAAGTTGCGACGATGTCGCTTGCAAGTCCCAATCGAAGCAACTTAAACTATTCCGACGCGCCAGTTCCATTCACAAAGGACCAACTAATGGCTTTAACGACTAAGGCGACAACTCGACAACGACTTGCGACTGAGTT
Coding sequences:
- a CDS encoding MaoC/PaaZ C-terminal domain-containing protein, whose amino-acid sequence is MTKRLEPYRVEAFNTAKASENKMHDDRVAQKFGFSGALVPGVDVLAYMIHPAVEAWGRAFLERGLIEARFTRPVYDGETVLVTAEPDGEGLALQVEGGDVRATGLASLTARLPAFALADYPEVEPAAVRAPVDARSYEVAKWLGSAPRCWPQDAAAEYLDEIREADPIYAREGMTHPGVLQRIMNKVLVDNAILGPWIHVGSRMQLLAPARLDDELVARARVTANYEKKGHRFVELDALIVANGTTPVAHCQHVAIYQPREQVAKQDA
- the panC gene encoding pantoate--beta-alanine ligase, giving the protein MPRSPLIARTLPALRRALEGLRARKATVALVPTMGALHDGHIALVRLAKRRASRVVVSIFVNPAQFAPNEDFGAYPRTWKADLAKLAAEGVDLVWNPDVKTMYPEGFATKILTEGPATTGLEDRFRPHFFGGVTTVVGKLFTQTRPDMAFFGEKDFQQLKVVTRIARDLDLGVKVTGAPTVRERDGLAMSSRNVYLSAEQRAAAPVLYRSLKDAARRLKAGDDIKATMKAAADAITEGGFALDYVEARHAESLAPVASLKDGPLRLLVAAKIGNTRLIDNVGV